Proteins encoded by one window of Mycolicibacterium cosmeticum:
- a CDS encoding RsiV family protein, translating to MRSLSVAVVVTVAAMFGSAGVAVAAPKDYCADLKGGNTGSTCEIQLSDPGYSVDISIPLDYPDQKSVADYISQTRDAFLNSAKSGAARTTPYVLSIKPEKYSSSVPPRGTQAVVFSVTQDVGSGPQRTYKAFNWDQSFRKAITYTAAPDDKQNTPLWRVDDPLKTVAPIVQSELQQQLAPPPAAPPTPATTTTAPTTTTTSTTTTPPPPPAPLPFSQAALYNPANYQNFAIVNDGVIFFFDQGVLLPASAGPLHVLVPRSQIDPMIA from the coding sequence ATGCGTTCTCTCAGCGTGGCCGTGGTTGTCACGGTTGCCGCGATGTTCGGTTCCGCCGGTGTGGCCGTGGCCGCACCGAAGGATTACTGCGCCGATCTCAAGGGCGGCAACACCGGTAGCACGTGCGAGATCCAGCTTTCCGACCCCGGGTACAGCGTCGACATCAGCATCCCGCTGGACTACCCCGACCAGAAGTCGGTCGCCGACTACATCTCCCAGACCCGCGACGCGTTCCTCAACTCGGCCAAATCCGGCGCAGCCCGCACGACGCCGTACGTGTTGAGCATCAAACCGGAGAAGTACAGCTCCTCGGTGCCGCCGCGCGGCACGCAGGCCGTGGTGTTCTCGGTGACCCAGGACGTCGGCAGCGGGCCGCAGCGCACGTACAAGGCGTTCAACTGGGACCAGAGCTTCCGCAAGGCGATCACCTACACCGCCGCACCCGACGACAAGCAGAACACCCCGTTGTGGCGGGTGGACGATCCGCTGAAGACCGTCGCCCCGATCGTCCAGTCCGAACTGCAGCAGCAGCTGGCCCCGCCGCCGGCCGCACCGCCGACCCCGGCCACGACGACCACCGCACCCACGACGACAACCACCAGCACGACCACCACGCCGCCCCCACCGCCGGCGCCGTTGCCGTTCTCGCAAGCCGCGCTGTACAACCCGGCCAACTACCAGAATTTCGCGATCGTCAACGACGGCGTGATCTTCTTCTTCGATCAGGGCGTGCTGTTGCCCGCCTCGGCCGGGCCGCTGCACGTGCTGGTGCCGCGGTCGCAGATCGACCCGATGATCGCCTGA